One segment of Thermodesulfobacteriota bacterium DNA contains the following:
- a CDS encoding class I SAM-dependent methyltransferase — protein sequence MEKNDHRVTMAEHHLASLLVENTPLRLVEPGIYSVLPDSGSGNEYDTRFGIFYDRVACHPLYNRLIWGYAVALFPEMADEALRSSGEGNVLDLGCGSLAFTADVYSRWSGRPVVLADQSLKMLRMGKARIVGQRCRMPENLVFLQADALRLPFRENAFQAVLCQNLLHCLADTGPLLAGLEKILSENGRMYFTTLVKAGRLADRYLDALAKNGKLVARTASDHQAIFDRLGLPGEYAVAGNMLSIRLENGRTQSN from the coding sequence ATGGAGAAAAATGACCACAGGGTGACGATGGCGGAGCATCATCTGGCGTCCCTGCTGGTGGAAAACACGCCCCTGCGGCTGGTTGAACCCGGCATTTATTCCGTGTTGCCGGACAGCGGATCCGGCAACGAATACGATACCCGGTTCGGGATTTTTTACGATCGGGTGGCGTGCCATCCGCTCTATAATCGCCTGATCTGGGGATATGCGGTTGCCCTGTTCCCGGAAATGGCCGATGAGGCCCTGCGGTCTTCCGGAGAGGGGAACGTCCTGGATCTTGGCTGCGGTTCCCTGGCCTTTACGGCCGACGTCTATAGCCGCTGGTCCGGACGGCCGGTCGTTCTGGCGGATCAGTCCCTGAAAATGCTCAGAATGGGCAAAGCCAGGATCGTCGGGCAGCGCTGCCGCATGCCGGAGAATCTGGTTTTTCTCCAGGCCGACGCCCTGCGGCTGCCGTTTCGCGAAAACGCGTTCCAGGCCGTTCTCTGCCAGAACCTTCTGCATTGTCTGGCCGACACCGGCCCGCTGCTGGCTGGCCTTGAGAAAATCCTGTCGGAAAACGGCCGGATGTATTTTACGACCCTGGTCAAAGCCGGCCGTCTGGCCGACCGGTATCTGGACGCCCTGGCGAAAAACGGCAAGCTGGTGGCCAGGACGGCAAGCGATCACCAGGCCATATTCGACCGGCTGGGTTTGCCGGGCGAATACGCCGTTGCCGGCAATATGCTGTCGATCCGCCTGGAGAACGGAAGAACGCAAAGCAATTGA
- a CDS encoding NADH:flavin oxidoreductase has product MKQIFEPTQLAGVTLPNRIIRSATFEGMAGADGVPGKDLAAFYARIAKGGAGAIITGLACVQQDGKAFPTQMMIDRDETIDGFRQLTGAVHEHQVPVFLQLAHAGRQTDAYTTGSRPKAPSAIRDRTFPLDKPGELTEKEIFQIIESFAAAAQRAREAGFDGVQLHGAHGYLLSQFMTPAMNRRTDGWGGSTENRTRIVTEIIRLIRKRLGDFPVLIKINAFDHMKNGTTLEEAARVAGILAGAGIDAIEVSCGVMEDGLNTIRVTRAPATGLLNRARQTRNLPGPVRTLLRPVAGLLMKTPGPLHNYNVEAAAAIRKQVKVPVIVVGGIRRLPDMERIIREEAADYIALARPFIIQPDIVNRLRTGQAIESACVSCGNCFTSILDGRVRCLRNE; this is encoded by the coding sequence ATGAAACAGATATTTGAACCCACCCAACTGGCGGGCGTGACGCTGCCCAACCGGATCATCCGTTCGGCGACTTTTGAAGGCATGGCAGGCGCGGACGGGGTGCCGGGGAAGGATCTGGCCGCCTTTTACGCCAGAATCGCCAAAGGGGGCGCGGGCGCCATCATCACCGGCCTGGCCTGCGTGCAGCAGGACGGCAAGGCCTTTCCCACCCAGATGATGATTGACCGGGACGAGACCATTGACGGCTTCCGGCAACTGACCGGGGCGGTGCATGAACACCAGGTCCCCGTCTTTCTCCAGCTTGCCCATGCCGGGCGCCAGACCGACGCCTATACCACCGGCAGCCGGCCGAAGGCGCCGTCCGCCATCCGGGACCGGACCTTTCCGCTGGATAAACCCGGGGAGCTGACGGAAAAGGAGATCTTTCAGATTATCGAGAGCTTTGCCGCTGCCGCCCAACGCGCCCGCGAGGCCGGTTTTGACGGGGTGCAGCTCCACGGCGCCCACGGGTATCTGCTGTCCCAGTTTATGACGCCGGCCATGAACCGGCGGACCGACGGCTGGGGCGGCTCGACCGAGAACCGGACCCGGATCGTGACGGAAATCATCCGCCTGATCAGAAAACGCCTGGGCGATTTTCCGGTGCTGATCAAGATCAACGCCTTTGACCACATGAAAAACGGCACCACCCTGGAGGAGGCCGCCAGGGTGGCCGGGATACTGGCCGGGGCGGGCATCGACGCCATCGAGGTTTCGTGCGGGGTCATGGAAGACGGGCTCAACACCATCCGGGTGACCCGTGCGCCGGCGACCGGCCTGCTGAACCGGGCGCGTCAGACCCGGAACCTGCCCGGCCCGGTCAGGACCCTGCTCAGGCCGGTGGCCGGCCTGCTGATGAAGACCCCGGGCCCGCTCCACAACTACAATGTCGAGGCGGCGGCCGCCATCAGGAAGCAGGTGAAAGTTCCCGTCATCGTGGTGGGCGGCATCCGGCGCCTCCCGGACATGGAGCGGATCATCCGGGAGGAAGCGGCCGACTACATCGCCCTGGCGCGTCCGTTTATCATCCAGCCCGATATTGTCAACCGGCTGCGGACCGGCCAGGCAATCGAATCGGCCTGCGTTTCCTGCGGCAACTGTTTCACCTCCATTCTGGACGGCCGGGTGCGGTGCCTGCGGAATGAATAG
- a CDS encoding (Fe-S)-binding protein, whose translation MNAIAFNPAVCAACETIDCLMKCQYIAFADVAEARQEKQKINAGQDSRVLRECLTCYACQEYCPNGNNPFFVLVERQEEMGLLPAPRPIVAEQLKMMAFKGRLTRAAVAAPLVNMCAFPMLAGSIRGRLFEGASVISGNDVFCNIMWLHFAKNSVIRERVPRVIDNIMSFYMKDSGVTDMVCFHDECYGTYTTLARAFGITVPFRPIHLFDYIDRRLAVLADRIKPLNQVIAYQRPCSNRLCPETDAVLDRIFEKIGAIRAPREYDRDNALCCGGVPRAHQRDETADDLVERNISDMLKVKAVYCVFNCPFCMATMAQEVAGRGLMPILVSDLVQAALGE comes from the coding sequence GTGAACGCCATTGCCTTTAATCCCGCTGTCTGCGCGGCCTGCGAAACCATCGATTGCCTGATGAAGTGCCAGTACATCGCTTTTGCCGACGTGGCCGAGGCCAGGCAGGAAAAGCAGAAGATCAACGCCGGACAGGACAGCCGGGTGCTGCGTGAATGCCTGACCTGTTACGCCTGCCAGGAGTATTGCCCCAACGGCAACAACCCCTTCTTTGTCCTGGTGGAGCGCCAGGAGGAGATGGGCCTGCTGCCCGCGCCCCGGCCCATCGTGGCCGAGCAGTTGAAGATGATGGCGTTCAAGGGGCGGCTGACCAGGGCAGCCGTTGCCGCGCCCCTGGTCAACATGTGCGCTTTTCCCATGCTGGCCGGATCCATCCGCGGCCGTCTTTTTGAAGGGGCCTCGGTCATTTCCGGCAATGACGTGTTCTGCAATATCATGTGGCTGCATTTTGCCAAGAATTCGGTCATCCGCGAGCGGGTGCCCCGGGTGATCGACAATATCATGTCCTTTTACATGAAGGATTCGGGCGTCACGGACATGGTCTGTTTCCATGACGAGTGCTACGGCACCTACACCACTCTGGCCCGGGCCTTTGGCATTACCGTGCCTTTCCGGCCGATCCATCTGTTTGACTATATCGACCGACGGTTGGCGGTACTGGCCGATCGCATCAAGCCGTTGAACCAGGTCATCGCCTATCAGCGGCCCTGCTCCAACCGGCTTTGCCCGGAAACCGACGCGGTCCTGGACCGGATTTTTGAGAAGATCGGCGCCATCCGCGCGCCCCGCGAGTATGACCGGGACAACGCCCTGTGCTGCGGGGGCGTGCCCCGGGCCCATCAGCGGGACGAGACGGCCGACGACCTGGTGGAGAGAAACATATCCGACATGCTGAAAGTCAAGGCCGTCTATTGCGTGTTCAACTGTCCCTTCTGCATGGCCACCATGGCCCAGGAGGTGGCCGGGCGCGGCCTGATGCCGATTCTGGTCAGCGACCTGGTCCAGGCGGCTTTGGGAGAATAA
- a CDS encoding Fic family protein: MNTFTPRFTITGRMTAAITSIERARGFLEAARLSADWVREMSDRALILEAHHTTHIEGTRLTLDQATRLWNGEAVPEADPDDVRELLNYRAAFEFVSECLDSGDPITEGMIREIHRKLLEGVRGGQAAPGEYRRIQNYVVNVATGRVLYTPPPAVEVPVMMSELVKWLNRGSEIHPVLISGIAQYQLVHIHPFLDGNGRASRLLSTLCLYKAGYDFKRLFTISEYYDRDRPSFYQAIQSVRENAMDMTSWLDYFVTGLESQMIEVRQRGEQVIRRDVLVKKHGLNERQARALGYLIQHGKLTIQNFELLCPSVNRRSLQRDLKGMIDKGVVAEVGAGATDPTRHYVLGKL; the protein is encoded by the coding sequence ATGAATACTTTTACCCCCAGGTTTACCATTACCGGCCGCATGACGGCCGCGATAACCAGTATCGAGCGGGCGCGGGGCTTTCTGGAGGCGGCCCGGCTTTCCGCCGACTGGGTGCGGGAGATGAGCGACCGGGCTTTGATTTTGGAAGCTCACCACACCACCCACATCGAAGGCACCCGGCTGACCCTGGATCAGGCCACGCGATTATGGAACGGAGAGGCGGTGCCGGAAGCCGATCCGGATGACGTGCGGGAACTGCTCAATTATCGTGCGGCCTTTGAATTTGTCTCCGAATGTCTGGACAGCGGAGATCCGATCACCGAGGGGATGATCCGCGAGATCCACCGCAAGCTGCTGGAAGGCGTGCGCGGCGGCCAGGCGGCCCCCGGCGAGTATCGGCGTATCCAGAATTATGTGGTCAATGTTGCCACCGGCCGGGTGCTCTACACCCCACCCCCGGCGGTGGAGGTGCCGGTGATGATGTCGGAGCTGGTCAAGTGGCTGAACAGGGGTTCCGAAATTCACCCGGTGCTGATCAGCGGCATCGCTCAGTATCAACTGGTGCACATTCATCCTTTTCTGGACGGTAACGGCCGCGCCTCCCGTTTGTTGTCCACTCTCTGCCTTTACAAAGCCGGGTATGATTTCAAGCGGCTGTTTACCATCAGCGAATACTACGACCGTGACCGGCCTTCATTTTACCAAGCCATCCAGAGCGTCCGGGAGAACGCCATGGACATGACCTCATGGCTTGACTACTTCGTCACCGGACTGGAGTCCCAGATGATCGAAGTGCGGCAGCGAGGGGAGCAGGTCATCCGCCGGGATGTGCTGGTGAAAAAACACGGGCTTAATGAGCGGCAAGCCAGGGCGCTGGGCTATCTTATCCAGCATGGCAAGCTGACCATCCAGAATTTTGAGTTGCTCTGCCCGAGCGTCAACCGCCGCAGTCTGCAGCGGGATCTCAAGGGAATGATCGATAAAGGGGTTGTTGCCGAAGTCGGCGCGGGAGCCACCGATCCCACCCGTCACTATGTTTTGGGAAAGCTGTGA
- a CDS encoding glutaredoxin domain-containing protein codes for MPDNAGATCPKCGYTRKPDDFAPAWQCPQCGIVYEKHNKSGTVLADSGSDRPSSFGGKEPVKSRESSTALTGWLLFIIAAIVISAGLYGYFSGADPNDQGSMSDNGAANYETDETASNEVVLYTARGCRYCDLAKDFLIKHDVAFIEYNINESEENLKKFNDLRGRGVPLIFVGKNRISGWDQEVMENVLKDAGLI; via the coding sequence ATGCCTGACAATGCCGGGGCTACCTGCCCCAAATGCGGATATACCCGGAAGCCGGATGATTTCGCGCCGGCATGGCAATGTCCGCAGTGCGGAATCGTATATGAAAAGCACAATAAAAGCGGTACGGTGTTGGCGGACAGTGGTTCTGACAGACCATCCTCATTCGGGGGAAAAGAACCGGTTAAAAGCCGCGAAAGCTCAACCGCCCTTACCGGTTGGCTGTTGTTTATTATCGCGGCTATTGTAATTTCCGCCGGCCTTTACGGGTATTTCAGCGGCGCTGATCCGAATGATCAAGGCAGCATGTCTGACAATGGCGCAGCTAATTATGAAACAGACGAGACGGCGTCAAATGAAGTTGTTCTTTACACCGCCAGGGGGTGCCGGTATTGCGATCTGGCCAAAGATTTTTTGATTAAGCACGACGTCGCGTTTATTGAATATAATATCAACGAGTCAGAGGAGAATCTCAAAAAATTTAATGATCTCAGGGGGCGAGGCGTCCCTTTGATTTTTGTCGGAAAAAATCGGATATCGGGGTGGGATCAAGAAGTGATGGAAAATGTCTTGAAGGACGCAGGCCTTATTTGA